In Nocardioides sp. zg-1228, a single window of DNA contains:
- a CDS encoding MFS transporter, with product MTATATTAQVGSEGSSRSGLIVLVLALCGTSVSLMQTLVVPLLPDFPRLLGTTADNASWLVTVTLLTSAVATPILSRLADMHGKRRMVVVSLLVLLAGSLLGAVSDSLAVLIVARAMQGFAPALIPIGISMMRDELPPERIGGAVALMSATLGIGGAVGLPLSGVIYELFDWQAVFWGSVAMSTVMLALVMLVVPESGVRTPARFDWTGAVLMSVALTSLLLGISKGGSWGWTSQWTLLSFTVAVLFFALWAPWELRTGEPLVDLRTSTRRPVLLTNIASLLAGFAMFTNLLVATQQLQIPASTGVGFGLDVTEAGLAMLPGGVLMVLMAPVSASITRRFGARITLVAGLCITGFGYVVRVLLDASLAQLVIGVCIVSVGIAVSFAAMPVLIMQSVPIGETAAANGLNTVVRAIGTSTCSATVAAILAAGVVAGDAYPSEAALHSMSWLAAVVAFAAAGVGFMIPARIAPVLAGAPEVPGAPAAGVRGDAVRRADIGAEVVVRGRVQRPDGRPARLAVVSMLDHSGRQADWARTDNDGRWSVVLPGAGEYLVICSAEGWAARSELRQLAPDAVPVLHLDQRLTVAGVISRGGWPLSDALVVLTDSSGEAAGATRTDEEGHYEIGMPPLGRYVLTALDPRTGAAESEDVVISAQRRRFNLVLPDLPARAGDGGTA from the coding sequence ATGACCGCGACCGCGACGACCGCGCAGGTGGGGTCCGAGGGGTCGAGCCGCTCGGGCCTCATCGTGCTCGTGCTCGCCCTGTGCGGCACCTCCGTGTCGTTGATGCAGACCCTGGTCGTGCCGCTGCTGCCCGACTTCCCGAGGCTGCTGGGCACCACCGCCGACAACGCCTCGTGGCTGGTCACGGTCACGCTGCTGACGAGTGCGGTGGCCACGCCCATCCTGTCGCGCCTGGCCGACATGCACGGCAAGCGCCGCATGGTCGTGGTCTCCCTCCTCGTGCTGCTGGCCGGCTCGTTGCTCGGTGCGGTGAGCGACTCACTGGCCGTGCTCATCGTGGCTCGTGCCATGCAGGGTTTCGCGCCTGCGCTGATCCCGATCGGCATCTCGATGATGCGCGACGAGCTGCCGCCGGAGCGGATCGGTGGTGCCGTCGCCCTGATGAGCGCGACGCTGGGCATCGGGGGTGCGGTGGGGCTGCCGCTGTCGGGCGTGATCTACGAGCTGTTCGACTGGCAGGCGGTGTTCTGGGGCAGCGTGGCGATGTCCACGGTGATGCTGGCGCTGGTCATGCTGGTGGTGCCGGAGTCGGGGGTCAGGACGCCCGCCCGGTTCGACTGGACCGGCGCGGTGCTGATGTCCGTCGCGTTGACGTCCCTGCTGCTCGGCATCTCCAAGGGTGGCTCCTGGGGCTGGACGTCGCAGTGGACCCTCCTGTCCTTCACCGTCGCGGTCCTCTTCTTCGCGCTGTGGGCGCCGTGGGAGCTGCGCACGGGCGAGCCGCTGGTCGACCTGCGCACCTCGACGCGGCGCCCGGTGCTGCTCACCAACATCGCCTCCCTGCTCGCCGGTTTCGCGATGTTCACCAACCTCCTGGTCGCCACCCAGCAGCTGCAGATCCCCGCCTCCACCGGCGTCGGGTTCGGCCTCGACGTCACCGAGGCGGGCCTGGCGATGCTGCCCGGCGGCGTGCTGATGGTGCTGATGGCGCCGGTCTCGGCCTCGATCACCCGCCGGTTCGGCGCCCGGATCACGCTCGTGGCGGGTCTGTGCATCACGGGCTTCGGCTACGTCGTCCGCGTCCTGCTCGACGCCAGCCTCGCCCAGCTCGTGATCGGGGTGTGCATCGTCTCGGTCGGTATCGCGGTGAGCTTCGCGGCGATGCCGGTGCTCATCATGCAGTCGGTGCCGATCGGCGAGACGGCTGCCGCCAACGGCCTCAACACCGTCGTCCGCGCCATCGGCACGTCCACCTGCTCGGCGACGGTGGCCGCGATCCTGGCCGCGGGAGTCGTGGCCGGTGACGCCTATCCGTCCGAGGCCGCCCTGCACTCGATGAGCTGGCTCGCCGCGGTGGTCGCGTTCGCCGCTGCCGGGGTCGGGTTCATGATCCCGGCCCGCATCGCTCCCGTCCTCGCCGGTGCCCCGGAGGTGCCCGGCGCGCCGGCGGCCGGGGTGCGCGGCGACGCCGTGCGCCGCGCGGACATCGGCGCCGAGGTCGTCGTACGAGGTCGGGTGCAGCGCCCGGACGGCAGGCCGGCGCGACTGGCGGTGGTCTCGATGCTCGACCACAGCGGGCGCCAGGCCGACTGGGCCCGCACCGACAACGACGGCCGCTGGTCGGTCGTGCTGCCGGGCGCCGGCGAGTACCTCGTCATCTGCTCCGCCGAGGGCTGGGCGGCGCGCTCGGAGCTGCGCCAGCTCGCGCCCGACGCCGTGCCCGTGCTGCACCTCGACCAGCGGCTCACGGTCGCGGGGGTGATCTCACGTGGCGGGTGGCCCCTCAGCGACGCGCTCGTCGTGCTCACCGACTCCTCCGGCGAGGCCGCCGGCGCCACCCGGACCGACGAGGAGGGCCACTACGAGATCGGGATGCCGCCGCTGGGTCGCTACGTCCTCACCGCGCTCGACCCGCGCACCGGTGCCGCCGAGTCCGAGGACGTGGTGATCAGCGCCCAGCGACGCCGCTTCAACCTCGTGCTGCCCGACCTCCCCGCGCGGGCGGGTGACGGCGGCACCGCGTAG
- a CDS encoding IclR family transcriptional regulator produces MNPSAAPTPSGSAPVKSAARALDVLDDLATNGPGTQLQLATRLGIPKSSLHALLRTMTARGWVQTDPTGSVYQVGIHALIVSSAYLDGDPVLARASSCMDEISAATEEAVHLGRLDGADVVYTAKRESIHPLRMHSAVGRRLPAYSTALGRAILAEQPVAVREELIPEEISALTPHTTTDKQRLLEIVETAAVAGYAVEREESCIGVRCFAVALPFDRNSVDALSVSVPISRLTNGREDFIIETLLSVKARLTLLHSNSMVRSPA; encoded by the coding sequence ATGAACCCATCTGCCGCGCCGACGCCCTCGGGCAGCGCCCCGGTCAAGTCCGCGGCACGCGCGTTGGACGTGCTCGACGACCTCGCCACCAACGGGCCCGGCACGCAGCTGCAGCTCGCCACTCGACTCGGCATCCCCAAGAGCAGCCTGCACGCGCTGCTCCGCACCATGACGGCGCGCGGATGGGTGCAGACCGACCCGACCGGCAGCGTCTACCAGGTCGGCATCCACGCGCTGATCGTCAGCTCGGCCTACCTCGACGGCGACCCCGTGCTGGCGCGCGCGAGCTCGTGCATGGACGAGATCAGCGCGGCGACGGAGGAGGCCGTCCACCTCGGCCGCCTCGACGGCGCCGACGTGGTCTACACCGCCAAGCGCGAGTCGATCCACCCGCTCCGCATGCACTCGGCAGTGGGCCGGCGGCTGCCGGCGTACTCCACGGCGCTCGGCCGCGCCATCCTCGCCGAGCAGCCCGTGGCCGTGCGCGAGGAGCTCATCCCCGAGGAGATCAGCGCACTCACGCCGCACACGACGACCGACAAGCAGCGCCTGCTCGAGATCGTCGAGACCGCGGCGGTCGCCGGCTACGCCGTGGAGCGCGAGGAGTCGTGCATCGGCGTGCGGTGCTTCGCCGTCGCCCTCCCCTTCGACCGCAACAGCGTCGACGCCCTGAGCGTGTCCGTCCCGATCAGCCGCCTCACCAACGGCCGCGAGGACTTCATCATCGAGACGCTGCTCAGCGTGAAGGCGCGGCTCACGCTCCTCCACAGCAACAGCATGGTGCGCTCCCCCGCCTGA
- the kduI gene encoding 5-dehydro-4-deoxy-D-glucuronate isomerase: MIQVRYSTSPSGAETATSADLRDNYLCEDLFRDGEVHGVYTHDDRMVIGGAVPAGGQLDLPAWDVLGATSHLERRELGVVNVGGDGHVLVDGEKFELGHLDGIFVGRGSDVSFTGTDAAFYFVSAPAHATHPTTFLSHQDVEPLSLGSADSANERNLYRYAWGQELQTSVLQFGLTVISDGSVWNTFPPHLHERRTEVYLYVDLDEDDRVFHFMGEPGATRHLVVRNRQAVISPPWSIHSGAGTGSYVFIWAMAGENNTYTDLTPVDVADL, from the coding sequence GTGATCCAGGTTCGCTATTCCACGTCACCGTCGGGAGCCGAGACGGCGACCAGCGCCGACCTGCGCGACAACTACCTCTGCGAGGACCTGTTCCGCGACGGTGAGGTGCACGGTGTCTACACGCACGACGACCGGATGGTCATCGGCGGCGCGGTCCCGGCCGGGGGGCAGCTCGACCTGCCCGCGTGGGACGTGCTCGGCGCCACCTCGCACCTCGAGCGCCGCGAGCTGGGCGTCGTCAACGTCGGCGGCGACGGGCACGTGCTGGTGGACGGGGAGAAGTTCGAGCTCGGCCACCTCGACGGCATCTTCGTGGGCCGCGGCAGCGACGTCTCCTTCACCGGCACCGACGCGGCGTTCTACTTCGTCTCGGCGCCCGCGCACGCCACCCACCCCACGACGTTCCTGAGCCACCAGGACGTCGAGCCGCTCTCCCTGGGCAGCGCCGACAGCGCCAACGAGCGCAACCTCTACCGCTACGCCTGGGGCCAGGAGCTCCAGACCTCGGTCCTCCAGTTCGGCCTCACCGTGATCTCCGACGGCTCGGTCTGGAACACCTTCCCCCCGCACCTGCACGAGCGTCGCACCGAGGTCTACCTCTACGTCGACCTCGACGAGGACGACCGCGTCTTCCACTTCATGGGCGAGCCCGGCGCCACCCGCCACCTGGTGGTGCGCAACCGCCAGGCCGTCATCTCGCCGCCGTGGTCCATCCACTCCGGCGCCGGCACCGGGTCCTACGTCTTCATCTGGGCCATGGCCGGCGAGAACAACACCTACACCGACCTGACCCCCGTCGACGTGGCCGACCTGTGA
- the kduD gene encoding 2-dehydro-3-deoxy-D-gluconate 5-dehydrogenase KduD, whose translation MTTLTATSRRSPFDLQGRTAVVTGAGRGLGQAVAVGLAEAGADLVLLGRPGSQDATREAVEAHGREAAVLDLDVSDHDAVARVGAEVAAARQVDILVNNAGIIEREDTVDLTPESWQRVVDTNLSGLFFLSQHIGASMVERGRGKIVNVASLLAFQGGIRVVSYAASKHGVAGITKALANEWGPAGVQVNAIAPGYMATDNTTALREDPDRSRSILERIPAGRWGTAADIAGAAVFLSSSAADYVNGHVLVVDGGWMAR comes from the coding sequence GTGACCACCCTGACCGCGACCTCGCGTCGTTCCCCGTTCGACCTGCAGGGCAGGACGGCCGTCGTCACCGGCGCCGGTCGTGGCCTGGGCCAGGCGGTGGCCGTCGGCCTCGCCGAGGCGGGCGCCGACCTGGTGCTGCTCGGACGCCCCGGCAGCCAGGACGCCACGCGCGAGGCCGTCGAGGCGCACGGTCGCGAGGCCGCGGTCCTCGACCTCGACGTCTCCGACCACGACGCCGTGGCCCGGGTGGGCGCGGAGGTCGCCGCCGCGCGCCAGGTCGACATCCTGGTCAACAACGCCGGCATCATCGAGCGCGAGGACACCGTCGACCTGACCCCGGAGTCCTGGCAGCGCGTCGTCGACACCAACCTCAGCGGACTGTTCTTCCTGTCCCAGCACATCGGTGCCTCCATGGTGGAGCGCGGCCGCGGCAAGATCGTCAACGTCGCCAGCCTGCTCGCCTTCCAGGGCGGCATCCGGGTGGTGTCGTACGCAGCGAGCAAGCACGGCGTCGCCGGGATCACCAAGGCGCTCGCCAACGAGTGGGGCCCGGCGGGCGTGCAGGTCAACGCCATCGCGCCGGGCTACATGGCCACCGACAACACGACCGCGCTGCGCGAGGACCCGGACCGCTCGCGGTCCATCCTCGAGCGGATCCCCGCCGGACGGTGGGGCACCGCCGCCGACATCGCAGGCGCCGCCGTGTTCCTCAGCTCCTCCGCCGCCGACTACGTCAACGGCCACGTGCTGGTCGTCGACGGTGGCTGGATGGCCCGCTGA
- a CDS encoding sugar ABC transporter substrate-binding protein, which produces MKFTSRPAAAVLGLTLAAAALTGCSEEAGGGSSGGGAEAGGCSPSDIKLVGQVRNESNPYEAAWLDGGDAFAESVDLSQERMTYDGDSTKQQEQISQLLAGDTECLVMNILPNGDSDTPPIVEGAQEAGAYLVTQWNKPADMNVTDHDQWLSHITYNGVESGKQIGDALAEAIGGSGGIIALQGILDTGAAKDRFAGLEESLAANPDVELLDDQTANFSRAEALDVTKTLLTKHGKDLKGIWAANDDMALGALEALKAAGRDDVAVVGIDAVPDALTAIEDGSMTATVSSDGPWQGGIGLAIGYCVATGELSVDDIEERAWFAEQFLIQEDNVADFISPEVDESEYACDNLFSRSQGAIS; this is translated from the coding sequence ATGAAGTTCACATCTCGTCCAGCCGCGGCCGTCCTCGGCCTGACGCTGGCAGCCGCCGCCCTCACCGGCTGCAGCGAGGAGGCAGGTGGCGGCTCGTCCGGCGGCGGTGCCGAGGCCGGCGGCTGCAGCCCGTCCGACATCAAGCTCGTCGGCCAGGTCCGCAACGAGTCCAACCCGTACGAGGCTGCCTGGCTCGACGGCGGCGACGCGTTCGCCGAGTCGGTCGACCTCAGCCAGGAGCGGATGACCTACGACGGCGACTCCACCAAGCAGCAGGAGCAGATCAGCCAGCTGCTCGCGGGCGACACCGAGTGCCTGGTCATGAACATCCTCCCGAACGGCGACTCCGACACCCCGCCGATCGTCGAGGGCGCGCAGGAGGCCGGGGCCTACCTCGTCACCCAGTGGAACAAGCCGGCCGACATGAACGTCACCGACCACGACCAGTGGCTGAGCCACATCACCTACAACGGCGTCGAGTCGGGCAAGCAGATCGGCGACGCGCTGGCCGAGGCCATCGGCGGCTCGGGCGGCATCATCGCCCTCCAGGGCATCCTGGACACCGGCGCGGCCAAGGACCGCTTCGCCGGGCTCGAGGAGTCGCTGGCGGCCAACCCGGACGTCGAGCTGCTCGACGACCAGACGGCCAACTTCTCCCGCGCCGAGGCGCTCGACGTCACCAAGACGCTCCTCACCAAGCACGGCAAGGACCTCAAGGGCATCTGGGCGGCCAACGACGACATGGCCCTCGGCGCGCTCGAGGCGCTGAAGGCGGCCGGTCGCGACGACGTCGCCGTCGTCGGCATCGACGCGGTCCCCGACGCGCTCACCGCGATCGAGGACGGCTCGATGACCGCCACCGTCTCCAGCGACGGCCCGTGGCAGGGCGGCATCGGCCTGGCCATCGGCTACTGCGTCGCGACCGGCGAGCTCTCGGTCGACGACATCGAGGAGCGCGCCTGGTTCGCCGAGCAGTTCCTGATCCAGGAGGACAACGTCGCCGACTTCATCTCCCCCGAGGTCGACGAGTCCGAGTACGCCTGCGACAACCTCTTCAGCCGCTCGCAGGGCGCCATCTCGTGA
- a CDS encoding ABC transporter permease — protein sequence MTSPAEDVEVVATRPQPRRGVSLRDAGPPIALLVIFGVFAALSSDFRTLGNVQNIMDTAAVLAVVACGITFVLMMGSIDLSAPGVMGASAIAVALLVANNRNDNDLGLLGVLVAVLVGAALGCVSGLALVLLKVPSFMTTLGVSAVGLGIATLMFAGVQPNISDTMLESWAVDRLLGFSYLTWIAAGCVLLGYLVQRYSRLGRYAFAIGGAEEVLALSGVKVAPYKVAAFTLAGSFYGLAGVMVTSQLGAGLVQAGRGYDFAAITAAVVGGTLLTGGRGGILHSTVGVLLVTVLTNGLVQVGVSPYWQGGVQGLIVVAAVAAAVLPQRRRNQVTK from the coding sequence ATGACATCCCCCGCCGAGGACGTCGAGGTCGTCGCGACGCGCCCCCAGCCTCGGCGGGGGGTGTCGTTGCGGGACGCCGGTCCCCCGATCGCGCTCCTCGTGATCTTCGGTGTCTTCGCAGCCCTCAGCTCCGACTTCCGCACACTGGGCAACGTCCAGAACATCATGGACACGGCGGCCGTGCTGGCCGTCGTGGCCTGCGGGATCACGTTCGTGCTGATGATGGGGTCGATCGACCTCTCCGCTCCCGGCGTCATGGGTGCCTCGGCGATCGCCGTCGCCCTGCTCGTCGCCAACAACCGCAACGACAACGACCTCGGCCTGCTCGGGGTGCTGGTGGCCGTGCTGGTCGGCGCCGCACTGGGCTGCGTGAGCGGGCTGGCGCTGGTGCTGCTCAAGGTGCCGTCGTTCATGACGACGCTGGGCGTCTCCGCCGTCGGGCTGGGCATCGCCACGCTGATGTTCGCCGGCGTGCAGCCCAACATCTCCGACACGATGCTGGAGTCCTGGGCGGTCGACCGCCTGCTCGGATTCTCCTACCTCACCTGGATCGCGGCCGGCTGCGTGCTGCTCGGCTACCTCGTCCAGCGCTACTCCCGGCTCGGACGCTACGCGTTCGCGATCGGTGGCGCCGAGGAGGTGCTCGCCCTCTCGGGGGTGAAGGTCGCTCCCTACAAGGTGGCCGCGTTCACCCTCGCCGGCTCGTTCTACGGGCTCGCCGGGGTGATGGTCACCAGCCAGCTCGGCGCCGGGCTCGTCCAGGCCGGACGCGGCTACGACTTCGCGGCGATCACCGCGGCGGTCGTCGGCGGCACCCTGCTCACCGGTGGACGTGGCGGGATCCTCCACTCCACCGTCGGCGTCCTGCTCGTCACCGTGCTCACCAACGGCCTGGTCCAGGTGGGCGTCAGCCCCTACTGGCAGGGCGGTGTGCAGGGCCTCATCGTCGTCGCCGCGGTCGCCGCGGCCGTCCTCCCCCAACGTCGAAGGAACCAGGTGACGAAGTGA
- a CDS encoding sugar ABC transporter ATP-binding protein, with product MTTDVQQAPEVPAAAPVHALEVRGLVKHYPGVKALDGVDLVVREHEVLGLAGENGAGKSTLLKALVGLVRPDAGEIWVRGEKVRLRSVVEAADHGIGMVFQEQSLVPNLTAAENIVLGSEGPGVRRGLYRWDTMRRLAQEQLDKIGSHIDPLARTDTLTFAERQMVEIAKVLRIEERSQHAPVIILDEPTSVLESKEIETLFAQVRRLREFASVVFVSHRLDEVLDVCDRVAVLRGGQSVGEVPTEGAAPGDLHRMMIGSTGSEDHYHDTAARRADEAPRPRLSVRHLSGATFRDVDLDVHAGEIVGIVGVHGSGREDVCRALFGAEPTTSGEVTLDGVKLELTGTRAACAAGIGYVPAERKIEGMVGPMSVADNMTLTKQKARCTGPLVAPRKQASLVDSWIERLSIRTPHRGTAIQRLSGGNQQKVVLARWLVAGDIRLLLLDHPTRGLDIGARSEVYRLMRELANSGVATVLLADSLEEAIGMSDRIIVMNDGRATKEVACPSGAKPTPLDLVKEMV from the coding sequence GTGACCACCGATGTCCAGCAGGCGCCCGAGGTGCCGGCAGCAGCCCCCGTCCACGCGCTCGAGGTGCGCGGGCTGGTCAAGCACTATCCCGGCGTGAAGGCGCTCGACGGCGTCGACCTGGTCGTGCGCGAGCACGAGGTGCTCGGCCTGGCCGGCGAGAACGGCGCCGGCAAGTCGACCTTGCTCAAGGCACTCGTCGGTCTCGTCCGCCCGGACGCCGGCGAGATCTGGGTCCGCGGCGAGAAGGTGCGCCTGCGCAGCGTCGTGGAGGCCGCCGACCACGGCATCGGGATGGTGTTCCAGGAGCAGTCGCTGGTGCCCAACCTCACCGCGGCGGAGAACATCGTGCTCGGCAGCGAGGGGCCCGGCGTGCGCCGTGGCCTCTACCGCTGGGACACGATGCGCCGCCTCGCGCAGGAGCAGCTCGACAAGATCGGCTCCCACATCGACCCCCTGGCCCGCACCGACACCCTCACCTTCGCCGAGCGCCAGATGGTGGAGATCGCCAAGGTGCTGCGCATCGAGGAGCGCTCCCAGCACGCGCCGGTGATCATCCTCGACGAGCCCACCTCGGTGCTGGAGTCGAAGGAGATCGAGACCCTCTTCGCCCAGGTGCGCCGGCTGCGCGAGTTCGCGTCCGTCGTCTTCGTCTCCCACCGCCTCGACGAGGTGCTCGACGTGTGCGACCGGGTGGCCGTGCTGCGCGGCGGCCAGTCGGTGGGGGAGGTGCCCACCGAGGGCGCCGCCCCCGGTGACCTGCACCGGATGATGATCGGGTCGACCGGCTCCGAGGACCACTACCACGACACCGCCGCCCGCCGCGCCGACGAGGCGCCCCGCCCGCGGCTCAGCGTGCGCCACCTCTCGGGCGCCACGTTCCGTGACGTCGACCTCGACGTCCACGCCGGCGAGATCGTCGGGATCGTCGGCGTGCACGGCTCGGGGCGCGAGGACGTCTGCCGCGCGCTCTTCGGCGCCGAGCCGACCACCTCGGGCGAGGTCACCCTCGACGGCGTGAAGCTGGAGCTCACCGGCACGCGGGCGGCCTGCGCCGCCGGCATCGGCTACGTGCCGGCGGAGCGCAAGATCGAGGGCATGGTCGGCCCGATGTCGGTCGCCGACAACATGACCCTCACCAAGCAGAAGGCCCGCTGCACCGGTCCCCTCGTGGCACCCCGCAAGCAGGCCTCCCTCGTCGACAGCTGGATCGAGCGGCTCTCCATCCGCACGCCCCACCGCGGCACCGCGATCCAGCGGCTCTCCGGCGGCAACCAGCAGAAGGTGGTGCTGGCCCGCTGGCTCGTCGCCGGCGACATCCGCCTGCTCCTCCTCGACCACCCGACCCGCGGCCTCGACATCGGGGCCCGCTCGGAGGTCTACCGGCTGATGCGCGAGCTCGCCAACAGTGGCGTCGCCACCGTCCTGCTCGCCGACAGCCTCGAGGAGGCGATCGGCATGTCCGACCGGATCATCGTGATGAACGACGGTCGCGCCACCAAGGAGGTCGCCTGTCCCTCGGGCGCCAAGCCGACCCCCCTCGACCTGGTCAAGGAGATGGTCTGA
- a CDS encoding ABC transporter permease has protein sequence MTTPVLATPAAEQPVVHGGPTVGQRLTSFMPLIALLALLAALTIADPDFFTQRSLIAVVRTSAPLVVLAAGATLVVLCGGIDLSIAALCSLSTVFFAMWLPDLGGLTVPAVIAAAGALGAVQGIAHVVLRIPSFIVTLGGLSIFSAVALVISDAGPIRIVDREATKWITMYVAGIVPMSFFVAVVVVAAIALVLRLTPLQSWVTATGYSESAARLAGTPVDLVKVGAFIVSGACAGLAAVMLVSRNFSGSPTMADNLLLPAVAAIVVGGTAITGGHGSLWRSLVGALVITLLRVGLPIVGVPSAWEQILYGAIIVAAVALTLDRSKVLIIK, from the coding sequence GTGACGACCCCCGTGCTCGCCACCCCGGCGGCCGAGCAGCCCGTGGTCCACGGCGGGCCCACCGTCGGCCAGCGGCTGACGTCGTTCATGCCGCTCATCGCGCTCCTGGCACTGCTGGCTGCGCTCACCATCGCCGACCCCGACTTCTTCACCCAGCGGAGCCTGATCGCGGTCGTCCGCACGTCGGCCCCGCTCGTCGTCCTCGCCGCGGGCGCCACCCTGGTGGTCCTCTGCGGGGGCATCGACCTGTCGATCGCGGCCCTGTGCTCGCTGTCGACGGTGTTCTTCGCGATGTGGCTGCCCGACCTCGGCGGTCTCACCGTGCCGGCGGTCATCGCGGCGGCCGGCGCCCTGGGGGCGGTGCAGGGCATCGCCCACGTCGTGCTGCGCATCCCGTCGTTCATCGTCACCCTGGGCGGGCTGAGCATCTTCTCGGCGGTCGCCCTCGTGATCTCCGACGCCGGGCCGATCCGGATCGTCGACCGCGAGGCGACGAAGTGGATCACGATGTACGTCGCCGGGATCGTGCCGATGTCGTTCTTCGTGGCCGTCGTCGTGGTGGCCGCCATCGCCCTGGTCCTCAGGCTGACGCCCCTGCAGAGCTGGGTGACGGCGACCGGCTACTCCGAGTCGGCGGCCCGCCTGGCCGGCACGCCGGTCGACCTCGTCAAGGTCGGCGCGTTCATCGTCTCGGGCGCGTGCGCGGGCCTGGCCGCCGTGATGCTCGTGTCGCGCAACTTCAGCGGCAGCCCGACCATGGCCGACAACCTGCTGCTGCCGGCCGTCGCCGCGATCGTCGTGGGGGGCACCGCCATCACGGGTGGTCACGGCAGCCTGTGGCGCTCGCTCGTCGGCGCCCTCGTCATCACGCTGCTCCGCGTCGGGCTGCCCATCGTGGGCGTCCCGTCCGCGTGGGAGCAGATCCTCTACGGCGCGATCATCGTCGCCGCCGTCGCCCTGACCCTCGACCGCTCGAAGGTGCTGATCATCAAGTAG